A single window of Archangium gephyra DNA harbors:
- a CDS encoding membrane dipeptidase: MLRRSFLSLSALLLSQACNPVTEEPPAAAPEPLAAAEQKLAVPGFAELHHHMFAEEAFGGGWFHGSHTGTLVSCDGGEPESDHARVRMDLSNMLNLCPNSGNVNLGGVPLLAQFFGIGGAVGSEYIGKIEGTEGDTGLHLGRKQVPTQWPRWDTIAHQQAWEGGLRQAHLGGLSLVTVSLVSNGFLCSTLPYQNLNRPCDEMVDIEVQLQMARDFDARTDWAEIALSPAHARQIIGAGKLAMVLSIETSKLFGTKDWRSELNRFYSLGVRSLQPVHQLDNRFGGAALHNAIFQAAQFLENCYIDYDCGATGNGFTLGFDVDANCRNTKGLTADGKALVQEMIAKGMLIDIAHMSERSVQDAFTVAQANTYYPLYVSHGHFREVMNPELAKTEKTTPAWVVRYLRQTGGIFGLRTAHDETRTYTRTAVANSCQGSTRSLAQAYEFGRQGLKVPMAFGADLNGFIQQTRPRFGDHGACSAGFKAEADAQAHQQRLTGPARLGTDFDVYGLAHVGLLPDVVRDLKQLGVNTAGLEGSSESFLRMWERAQTPRSGMADAAADIDTSGVAAYVEKATREAQYPTVCGKAYAPDSKVLGQTCRFNEECISDKCTSLDCGNITGSCICDGDSDCTSTQYCGWGLNTGSCQNKKARGALCSENRECLSGTCRWTFTCG, from the coding sequence ATGCTGCGTCGTTCATTCTTGTCGCTTTCCGCTCTCCTGTTGTCCCAGGCGTGCAACCCGGTGACGGAGGAGCCACCGGCCGCCGCACCCGAGCCCCTCGCCGCCGCCGAGCAGAAGCTGGCGGTGCCGGGCTTCGCCGAGCTGCACCACCACATGTTCGCCGAGGAGGCCTTCGGCGGTGGCTGGTTCCACGGCAGTCACACCGGCACGCTGGTGAGCTGTGACGGCGGCGAGCCCGAGAGCGATCACGCCCGGGTGCGCATGGACCTGAGCAACATGCTGAACCTGTGCCCCAACTCGGGGAACGTGAACCTCGGCGGCGTGCCGCTGTTGGCGCAGTTCTTCGGCATCGGCGGGGCGGTGGGTTCGGAGTACATCGGGAAGATCGAAGGCACGGAGGGAGACACGGGCCTGCACCTGGGCCGCAAGCAGGTGCCCACGCAGTGGCCGCGCTGGGACACCATCGCCCACCAGCAGGCGTGGGAGGGCGGGCTGCGGCAGGCGCACCTGGGTGGCTTGTCGCTCGTGACGGTGTCGCTGGTGAGCAATGGCTTCCTGTGCAGCACCTTGCCCTACCAGAACCTCAACCGCCCCTGCGACGAGATGGTGGACATCGAGGTGCAGCTGCAGATGGCGCGTGACTTCGACGCCCGCACGGACTGGGCGGAGATCGCCCTGTCGCCCGCGCACGCGCGGCAGATCATCGGGGCCGGCAAGCTGGCGATGGTCCTCTCCATCGAGACGAGCAAGCTCTTCGGCACCAAGGACTGGCGCTCGGAGCTCAACCGCTTCTACTCGCTGGGCGTGCGCTCGCTGCAGCCGGTGCACCAGCTGGACAACCGCTTCGGCGGCGCGGCGCTGCACAACGCCATCTTCCAGGCCGCGCAGTTCCTGGAGAATTGCTACATCGACTACGACTGCGGCGCCACGGGCAACGGCTTCACGCTGGGCTTCGACGTGGACGCCAACTGCCGCAACACCAAGGGCCTGACGGCGGACGGCAAGGCGCTGGTGCAGGAGATGATCGCCAAGGGCATGCTCATCGACATCGCGCACATGTCCGAGCGCTCCGTGCAGGACGCCTTCACGGTGGCGCAGGCCAACACCTACTACCCGCTCTACGTCTCGCACGGCCACTTCCGCGAGGTGATGAACCCGGAGCTGGCGAAGACGGAGAAGACAACGCCGGCGTGGGTGGTGCGCTACCTGCGGCAGACGGGCGGCATCTTCGGCCTGCGCACGGCGCATGACGAGACGCGGACGTACACGCGGACGGCGGTGGCCAACAGCTGCCAGGGCTCGACGCGCTCGCTGGCGCAGGCGTACGAGTTCGGCCGCCAGGGACTGAAGGTGCCCATGGCCTTCGGCGCGGATCTCAACGGCTTCATCCAGCAGACGCGGCCGCGCTTCGGCGACCACGGGGCGTGCTCGGCGGGCTTCAAGGCGGAGGCGGACGCGCAGGCCCACCAGCAGCGCCTGACGGGGCCCGCGCGGCTGGGCACGGACTTCGACGTGTACGGCCTGGCGCACGTGGGCCTGCTGCCGGACGTGGTGCGCGACCTCAAGCAGCTGGGGGTGAACACGGCGGGGCTGGAGGGCTCCTCGGAGTCCTTCCTGCGCATGTGGGAGCGCGCGCAGACGCCCCGCTCGGGCATGGCGGACGCGGCGGCGGACATCGACACCAGCGGCGTGGCGGCCTACGTGGAGAAGGCCACCCGCGAGGCGCAGTACCCCACGGTGTGCGGCAAGGCGTACGCGCCGGACTCCAAGGTGCTCGGCCAGACGTGCCGCTTCAACGAGGAGTGCATCAGCGACAAGTGCACCTCGCTGGATTGCGGCAACATCACGGGCAGCTGCATCTGCGATGGGGACAGCGACTGCACCTCCACCCAGTACTGTGGCTGGGGCCTCAACACCGGCAGCTGCCAGAACAAGAAGGCGCGCGGCGCGCTCTGCTCGGAGAACCGCGAGTGCCTCTCGGGCACCTGCCGCTGGACGTTCACCTGTGGCTGA
- a CDS encoding SDR family NAD(P)-dependent oxidoreductase: MATLKDKVIIVTGASSGIGWTTALTLAAEGARVVASARREARGQELLALIRERGGEATWVTADMQSERQVEALVQSAVSTYGRLDGAFNNAGSSLTRPLLEMTTADYDAVMNTNLRGVFWCMKYQLQAMLAGGGGSIVNCASVSASRALPGLSAYSASKAGLVALTRSAAVELAQKGIRVNAVSPGVVESEMATEGWRLHERMGRAFAASLHPMNRVGTPEEVASLVAFLLGDKASFITGQDIAVDGGFSAASVAATLMARGR, from the coding sequence ATGGCAACGCTGAAGGACAAGGTCATCATCGTCACCGGCGCGAGCTCGGGCATTGGCTGGACCACGGCCCTCACGCTCGCGGCCGAGGGCGCCCGGGTCGTCGCCAGCGCCCGCCGCGAGGCCCGGGGCCAGGAGCTCCTCGCCCTCATCCGGGAGCGCGGCGGCGAGGCCACCTGGGTCACCGCCGACATGCAGTCCGAGCGCCAGGTCGAGGCACTCGTCCAGTCCGCCGTCTCCACCTACGGCCGGCTCGATGGGGCCTTCAACAACGCCGGCAGCAGCCTCACCCGGCCGCTCCTGGAGATGACCACCGCGGACTACGACGCCGTCATGAACACCAACCTGCGCGGCGTCTTCTGGTGCATGAAGTACCAGCTCCAGGCCATGCTCGCGGGCGGCGGAGGCTCCATCGTCAACTGTGCCTCCGTGAGTGCCTCGCGCGCCCTGCCCGGGCTCTCCGCCTACAGCGCTTCCAAGGCGGGGCTCGTCGCCCTCACCCGGAGCGCCGCCGTCGAGCTCGCGCAGAAGGGCATCCGCGTCAACGCGGTGAGCCCCGGCGTCGTCGAGTCGGAGATGGCCACCGAGGGCTGGCGCCTCCACGAGCGCATGGGGCGCGCCTTCGCCGCCTCGCTCCACCCGATGAACCGCGTCGGTACTCCCGAGGAGGTGGCCTCCCTCGTCGCCTTCCTCCTCGGCGACAAGGCCTCCTTCATCACCGGCCAGGACATCGCCGTGGATGGGGGCTTCAGCGCCGCCAGTGTCGCCGCCACCCTCATGGCCCGCGGCCGCTGA